Proteins encoded together in one Cryptosporangium aurantiacum window:
- a CDS encoding TetR/AcrR family transcriptional regulator, with protein sequence MVLNGADGRCRSPWERSRRGRVRIRNAPRAESSRREEILQHAAILIASSGPQTSLQQIADATDLQLGSLYHHFRSKDEILVELLRRYHADLDRIGEVTQQALDAPQYRPAPERLTELGATIAACAIRHRAALQLTFYEAPSGNPELKELVRRRPVAINRAMLDTLRALRWTGVLRRNLDLPVTADRTAQTMLHVGLDAIRHQAPAERTVEVLAGILLNGLATTETSDDRLDASNAFTAADNVVRTWIEQPGPAHADTAGRVRAAARTEFARRGFETTTLRDIAAAAEVGVGTVHRVIGSKDEVLATIMRSFGEHVIEGWASVFRSDSSPVEKLDAMMWININTLHHYPDEFKIQLAWLRQASPNTAEPGWHFTQQLEHLAAVVSEGIDDGEIRPDIAPVDQLAQCVISVQWIPENILLDRGTRAALQLGRDTVLRGIAR encoded by the coding sequence ATGGTCCTGAACGGGGCCGATGGGCGGTGCCGGTCACCGTGGGAAAGGTCGAGGCGCGGGCGGGTGAGAATACGGAACGCGCCGCGGGCGGAGTCGAGCAGACGCGAGGAGATCCTCCAGCACGCCGCGATCCTGATTGCGTCGTCTGGCCCACAGACCTCACTCCAGCAGATCGCTGACGCCACGGACCTCCAGCTCGGCAGCCTCTATCACCACTTCCGTTCCAAGGACGAGATCCTCGTCGAACTGCTCAGGCGCTACCACGCCGACCTCGACCGGATCGGCGAGGTGACCCAGCAGGCCCTCGACGCGCCGCAGTACCGGCCGGCGCCGGAGCGGCTGACCGAGCTCGGCGCGACGATCGCCGCCTGCGCGATCCGGCACCGAGCCGCCCTCCAACTCACGTTCTACGAGGCGCCCAGCGGCAACCCGGAACTCAAAGAGCTCGTCCGGCGCCGACCGGTGGCGATCAACCGGGCGATGCTCGACACGCTTCGGGCACTGCGCTGGACGGGCGTGCTCCGGCGGAACCTCGATCTGCCGGTGACCGCCGACCGGACAGCCCAGACCATGCTGCATGTCGGGCTGGACGCGATCCGCCACCAGGCACCGGCCGAGCGGACCGTCGAGGTTCTGGCCGGCATCCTGCTGAACGGCCTGGCCACGACGGAGACCAGTGATGACCGGCTCGACGCGTCGAACGCGTTCACCGCGGCGGACAACGTCGTCAGGACCTGGATCGAGCAGCCCGGCCCCGCTCACGCGGACACCGCCGGCCGGGTCCGAGCGGCCGCCCGAACCGAGTTCGCCCGACGCGGGTTCGAGACGACCACCTTGCGGGACATCGCGGCGGCGGCCGAAGTCGGGGTCGGCACCGTGCACCGCGTGATCGGCTCCAAGGACGAGGTCCTGGCCACCATCATGCGGTCGTTCGGTGAGCATGTCATTGAAGGCTGGGCCAGCGTCTTCCGTTCGGACTCGAGTCCGGTGGAGAAGCTCGACGCGATGATGTGGATCAACATCAACACGCTGCACCACTATCCGGACGAGTTCAAAATCCAGCTCGCCTGGCTGCGGCAGGCCTCGCCGAACACCGCCGAACCTGGCTGGCACTTCACCCAGCAGCTGGAGCATCTCGCCGCGGTCGTGTCCGAAGGTATCGACGACGGAGAGATCCGGCCCGACATCGCCCCCGTCGATCAACTCGCCCAGTGCGTGATCAGCGTGCAGTGGATCCCGGAGAACATCCTCCTGGATCGGGGCACCCGAGCGGCCCTGCAACTCGGCCGGGACACGGTCCTGCGCGGCATCGCCCGCTGA
- a CDS encoding amidohydrolase family protein: MKMEDFVLVSVDDHLVEPPDMFKHHIPAKYRDLAPKVIQRADGTDAWVFEGQEATNVGLNAVAGRPPDEYGAEPTKFAEIREGCYDVHERVRDMNANGVAASLNFPSYPQFCGQYFARAQDKDLGLAVLRAYNDWHVDEWCGAYPGRFIPQALPPIWDPQLMAAEVHRMAGKGCSAVTFSENPEKVGYPSLHNEHWDPFWRACSDTGTIVNLHIGSSSSVVITSLDAPVDTMITLQPINIVQAAADLVWSPVLRKFPDLLLALSEGGIGWIPYFLERIDRVYTMHRAWTKQDFGDKLPSEVFLERIVTCFIVDSFGLRSRDALNLDMVTWECDYPHSDSTWPLAPESLAPHLDGMPDAEINKITHENALRLYQFDMFGKIPREQLTVGALRAQAGDVDLGFRSSERLKKTGTDTVTVLDLAAKLPTIN, encoded by the coding sequence ATGAAGATGGAAGACTTCGTCCTGGTGTCGGTGGACGACCATCTCGTGGAACCACCGGACATGTTCAAGCACCACATCCCGGCCAAGTACCGGGATCTCGCGCCGAAGGTGATCCAACGTGCGGACGGCACCGACGCGTGGGTCTTCGAGGGGCAAGAGGCCACCAACGTCGGCCTGAACGCGGTCGCCGGCCGCCCGCCGGACGAGTACGGCGCGGAACCGACCAAGTTCGCGGAGATCCGAGAGGGCTGCTACGACGTCCACGAGCGGGTCCGCGACATGAACGCCAACGGTGTGGCCGCGTCGCTGAACTTCCCCTCCTACCCGCAGTTCTGCGGGCAGTACTTCGCCCGCGCGCAGGACAAGGACCTCGGGCTGGCGGTGCTGCGCGCCTACAACGACTGGCACGTCGACGAGTGGTGCGGCGCGTACCCCGGCCGGTTCATCCCGCAGGCGCTGCCGCCCATCTGGGATCCCCAGCTCATGGCGGCGGAGGTCCACCGGATGGCCGGGAAGGGCTGTTCCGCCGTCACGTTCTCCGAGAACCCCGAGAAGGTCGGCTACCCGTCGCTGCACAACGAGCACTGGGACCCGTTCTGGCGAGCCTGCAGTGACACCGGCACGATCGTGAACCTGCACATCGGCTCGTCGTCGTCGGTCGTGATCACATCGCTGGACGCACCCGTGGACACGATGATCACGCTGCAGCCGATAAACATCGTGCAGGCGGCAGCTGACCTGGTCTGGTCACCGGTTCTGCGCAAGTTCCCGGACCTGCTCCTGGCTCTCAGCGAAGGCGGGATCGGCTGGATACCGTACTTCCTGGAGCGCATCGACCGCGTCTACACGATGCACCGGGCCTGGACCAAGCAGGACTTCGGCGACAAGCTGCCCTCCGAGGTCTTCCTCGAGCGCATCGTCACCTGCTTCATCGTCGACAGCTTCGGGCTCCGGTCCAGGGACGCGCTCAACCTCGACATGGTGACCTGGGAGTGCGACTACCCCCATTCCGACTCCACCTGGCCGCTCGCCCCGGAGAGCCTCGCACCCCACCTCGACGGCATGCCCGATGCCGAGATCAACAAGATCACGCACGAGAACGCGCTGCGGCTCTACCAGTTCGACATGTTCGGAAAGATCCCCCGCGAGCAGCTCACGGTCGGGGCCCTGCGCGCCCAGGCCGGCGACGTCGACCTCGGGTTCCGGTCGTCGGAGCGGCTCAAGAAGACCGGCACCGACACCGTCACCGTCCTCGACCTCGCGGCCAAGCTGCCCACCATCAACTAA
- a CDS encoding ABC transporter substrate-binding protein — protein sequence MSYEGSAAPIKIGYLMDFTLPDAFPETMRDDLFRPFHLVFGDALRDGTLDRPIEFRYREVEGLPKGSVKAVIDAYGELVDEGCLVVIGPNITDNAVPTREAIEERFRVPAVSVTGTDDWLGEWTFSFPMGSLTDEPIFWADQLVKAGHTTVGVLMERSLVGETYVRHFQTACRRRGLRIVAQEAVPQTAQDVAEAVARLHEARPDALVHAGFGFGIVFANPALEALGWDPPRYTCTAFQNAWLNEALWKAFLGWTGNDQYDEHNQLGQRFLDRYQKEVGRRPEYCVPVVNHDIANALLHAFTEAHPLSPRGVKEALERVKMLPAASGAPGTRISFGKWTRRAWMGAGYLVARRLDPDGVSSHLVGRFGEE from the coding sequence ATGTCCTACGAGGGCTCCGCGGCGCCGATCAAAATCGGGTATCTGATGGATTTCACGCTCCCCGACGCCTTCCCGGAGACCATGCGCGACGACCTCTTCCGGCCGTTCCACCTCGTCTTCGGCGACGCGCTCCGCGACGGCACGCTCGACCGCCCGATCGAATTCCGGTACCGCGAGGTCGAGGGGTTGCCCAAGGGCTCGGTCAAGGCGGTGATCGACGCCTACGGCGAGCTGGTCGACGAAGGTTGTCTGGTCGTGATCGGGCCGAACATCACCGACAACGCGGTGCCCACCCGGGAGGCCATCGAGGAACGGTTCCGGGTGCCCGCGGTCAGCGTCACCGGCACCGACGACTGGCTCGGCGAATGGACGTTTTCCTTCCCGATGGGATCGCTGACCGACGAGCCGATCTTCTGGGCCGACCAGCTCGTCAAGGCCGGGCACACCACGGTGGGCGTGCTGATGGAGCGGTCCCTGGTCGGCGAGACCTATGTGCGGCACTTCCAAACCGCCTGCCGACGACGAGGGCTGCGGATCGTCGCGCAGGAAGCCGTGCCGCAGACCGCGCAGGACGTCGCGGAAGCCGTGGCGAGGCTGCACGAGGCCAGGCCCGACGCCCTCGTGCACGCCGGCTTCGGGTTCGGCATCGTCTTCGCCAATCCGGCACTCGAGGCGCTGGGCTGGGACCCGCCCCGCTACACCTGCACGGCCTTTCAGAACGCGTGGCTCAACGAGGCACTGTGGAAGGCGTTTCTCGGCTGGACCGGCAACGACCAGTACGACGAGCACAACCAGCTCGGGCAGCGCTTCCTCGACCGCTACCAGAAGGAGGTCGGGCGGCGCCCGGAGTACTGCGTCCCGGTCGTCAACCACGACATCGCCAACGCCCTACTCCACGCGTTCACCGAGGCCCATCCGCTCAGTCCGCGCGGGGTCAAAGAGGCACTGGAACGGGTCAAGATGTTGCCGGCCGCCTCGGGCGCGCCCGGCACCCGAATCTCGTTCGGTAAGTGGACCCGCCGGGCCTGGATGGGCGCCGGGTACCTGGTCGCCCGCCGGCTCGACCCGGACGGCGTGAGCTCGCACCTCGTCGGCCGCTTCGGCGAGGAGTAG
- a CDS encoding SDR family NAD(P)-dependent oxidoreductase — protein sequence MVGTVVITGASRGLGLASATHLYQQGWRVVAAVRTVEAGLERLRTATGAPDGDPRLVGVRLDLRDRASVAAAADAILDAVGAPEVLVHNAGIAVAGCAEELPAEVWQDMFATHLFGPVALTNALLPSMREARRGRIVVVSSLISIRGFPGASPYSAAKSALERWAEALASEISPLGLGVTVLVTGTFDTEIITDAIDDYRDFDGPYAVQNQCIDRRGRSAIRFASPPERFARGLSRALRATGPYVRRPVGADARLTLIARRLLPDGVLHQVVRLAMGLPRAGSIPEPSTTIR from the coding sequence ATGGTGGGCACCGTCGTCATCACCGGCGCGTCCCGAGGGCTCGGGCTGGCCTCGGCGACCCACCTGTACCAGCAGGGCTGGCGGGTGGTGGCAGCTGTGCGGACGGTCGAGGCCGGGCTCGAGCGGCTGCGCACGGCGACCGGCGCACCGGACGGCGACCCTCGCCTCGTCGGAGTGCGACTCGATCTGCGGGATCGGGCGTCGGTCGCCGCGGCGGCCGACGCGATCCTCGACGCCGTGGGCGCGCCGGAGGTCCTGGTGCACAACGCCGGCATCGCCGTCGCCGGCTGCGCCGAGGAGCTGCCGGCGGAGGTCTGGCAGGACATGTTCGCCACCCACCTGTTCGGGCCGGTGGCGCTGACCAACGCGCTCCTGCCCTCGATGCGGGAGGCCCGCCGGGGCCGCATCGTCGTCGTCTCCAGCCTCATCAGCATCCGCGGATTCCCTGGTGCCTCCCCGTACTCCGCCGCCAAGAGCGCCCTCGAGCGTTGGGCGGAGGCGCTCGCCAGCGAAATATCGCCTCTTGGGCTGGGCGTCACGGTGCTGGTGACCGGCACGTTCGACACCGAGATCATCACCGACGCGATCGATGACTATCGCGATTTCGACGGTCCGTACGCCGTTCAGAATCAGTGCATCGATCGGCGCGGACGATCGGCGATCCGGTTCGCGTCGCCGCCCGAGCGATTCGCGCGCGGGTTGTCGAGGGCTCTCCGAGCCACCGGCCCGTATGTCCGCCGACCGGTCGGGGCCGACGCCCGGCTGACGCTGATCGCCCGTCGGCTGCTTCCCGACGGCGTTCTGCATCAGGTCGTCCGCCTGGCCATGGGCCTCCCGCGAGCTGGCTCCATCCCGGAACCCAGCACAACGATCCGATGA